The following are from one region of the Abiotrophia defectiva ATCC 49176 genome:
- the rpoD gene encoding RNA polymerase sigma factor RpoD, with product MAEEKDLKLTPNQDVASPYLEAVQALILAKKSEGQVHYDELTEKIASPYGLDADGIDTLIQIVEDNGVSVVGDDGGPTKQQMVREEEQLQADLAAESKTATSKLKVSDPVRMYLKEIGNVPLLSAEEEINLAVRIQGGDDIAKQELAEANLRLVVSIAKRYVGRGMQFLDLIQEGNMGLMKAVEKFDHTKGFKFSTYATWWIRQAITRAIADQARTIRIPVHMVETINKLVRVQRQLLQDLGREPTPEEIGAEMDLPTEKVREILKIAQEPVSLETPIGEEDDSHLGDFIEDEGAMSPEVFTSSALLREQLEDVLDTLTDREENVLRLRFGLDDGNIRTLEQVGKVFGVTRERIRQIEAKALRKLRHPSRSKQLKDFLE from the coding sequence ATGGCTGAAGAAAAAGATCTAAAGTTAACTCCAAATCAAGACGTCGCCTCACCCTATCTAGAGGCGGTCCAAGCCCTTATTCTGGCTAAAAAGTCAGAAGGACAAGTCCACTATGACGAATTAACAGAGAAAATCGCGAGCCCTTACGGACTAGATGCTGACGGGATTGATACCTTAATCCAAATCGTCGAAGATAATGGGGTTTCTGTTGTCGGTGATGATGGGGGACCAACCAAACAACAAATGGTCCGTGAAGAAGAACAATTGCAGGCTGATTTAGCTGCTGAATCTAAAACCGCGACTTCCAAGCTCAAGGTTAGTGACCCTGTCCGTATGTACCTTAAGGAGATTGGGAATGTCCCTCTCTTAAGTGCTGAGGAAGAAATCAACTTGGCCGTTCGTATCCAAGGTGGTGACGACATTGCTAAGCAAGAACTGGCTGAAGCTAACCTACGTTTAGTGGTTTCCATTGCCAAACGTTATGTGGGCCGTGGCATGCAGTTCCTAGATTTAATTCAAGAAGGGAACATGGGCTTGATGAAGGCCGTTGAAAAGTTCGACCACACCAAGGGCTTTAAGTTCTCTACTTATGCTACCTGGTGGATTCGTCAGGCTATTACTCGCGCCATCGCCGACCAAGCTCGTACTATCCGAATCCCAGTACATATGGTAGAGACCATTAACAAGCTGGTTCGGGTCCAAAGACAGCTATTGCAAGATTTAGGTCGCGAACCAACACCAGAAGAAATCGGGGCGGAAATGGACCTGCCAACTGAAAAAGTGCGTGAAATCCTCAAGATTGCCCAAGAGCCTGTTTCCTTAGAAACACCAATCGGGGAAGAGGACGACTCTCATTTAGGCGACTTCATCGAAGATGAAGGAGCAATGAGCCCAGAAGTCTTCACTTCTTCTGCTTTATTGCGGGAGCAATTAGAAGATGTCTTGGATACCTTGACCGACCGCGAAGAGAATGTTTTACGTCTGCGCTTTGGTTTAGACGATGGTAACATTCGGACCCTAGAACAAGTAGGGAAAGTATTCGGTGTTACTCGTGAGCGTATCCGTCAGATTGAGGCCAAAGCCTTGCGCAAGCTCCGCCACCCAAGTCGTTCTAAACAATTGAAAGACTTCTTAGAGTAA
- the obgE gene encoding GTPase ObgE yields the protein MSTFLDRARVTVKAGKGGDGMVAFRREKYVPDGGPAGGDGGRGGSVIFRVDEGLRTLMDFRYNRHFKAKNGENGMSKGMYGKAAEDLIVSVPPGTIIRDATTDKLLADLVEQGQECVVAKGGRGGRGNIKFATHKNPAPSIAENGEPGEEADLQLELKVLADVGLVGYPSVGKSTLLSVISNAKPKIADYQFTTLTPNLGVVKLNYDQEFIVADMPGLIEGASQGVGLGIHFLRHIERTKVLLHVIDMAATHERDPFQDYLDIMHELASYHEKLLLRPMIIVANKMDQSQAQENLPSFKQKLEDYCQKEGLDLPAIFEVSAWQAKGLKPLLAFTYDLVQNSDFIPLFEEEPEEVHYQLEEEVPFTLTKLDAGYWQLSGAKIEKLYAMTNMAHDESVARFARQLRSMGVDQALREAGAESGDLVDLAGYQFEFMD from the coding sequence ATGTCGACCTTTTTAGATCGTGCAAGGGTCACAGTCAAAGCCGGTAAAGGCGGCGACGGTATGGTGGCCTTCCGACGCGAAAAGTATGTCCCAGATGGCGGGCCGGCCGGCGGTGACGGCGGTCGAGGTGGCAGTGTCATTTTCCGAGTGGATGAAGGCCTGCGGACCTTGATGGATTTCCGTTATAATCGTCACTTCAAGGCCAAGAACGGTGAAAACGGTATGAGCAAAGGCATGTATGGTAAGGCTGCGGAAGACTTGATTGTGTCAGTTCCACCAGGTACCATCATTCGCGATGCGACGACTGATAAGTTGCTAGCCGACCTAGTAGAGCAAGGCCAGGAATGTGTCGTTGCTAAGGGCGGTCGTGGTGGACGCGGCAATATTAAATTTGCTACCCATAAGAATCCGGCTCCTTCCATTGCCGAAAATGGTGAGCCAGGTGAAGAAGCCGACCTCCAATTAGAATTGAAGGTTCTGGCCGATGTAGGCTTGGTAGGTTATCCAAGTGTAGGGAAATCGACCCTCTTGTCTGTCATTAGTAATGCCAAGCCTAAAATCGCAGACTATCAATTTACAACCTTAACCCCTAACCTGGGTGTGGTCAAACTCAATTACGATCAGGAATTTATCGTGGCCGATATGCCAGGTCTGATTGAAGGAGCCTCGCAAGGGGTAGGCTTGGGGATTCACTTCCTCCGCCACATTGAGCGGACTAAAGTCTTGTTGCATGTCATTGACATGGCAGCGACTCATGAACGGGATCCCTTCCAAGATTACCTCGATATTATGCATGAGCTGGCTTCTTATCACGAGAAATTACTCTTACGTCCTATGATCATTGTGGCTAATAAGATGGATCAGAGCCAGGCCCAAGAAAATTTACCTAGCTTCAAGCAGAAGCTAGAAGACTATTGCCAAAAAGAAGGCTTAGACTTGCCCGCTATTTTTGAAGTATCTGCTTGGCAAGCCAAGGGGCTCAAGCCACTCTTGGCCTTTACCTATGACTTGGTCCAAAATTCTGACTTTATTCCTTTATTTGAGGAAGAGCCAGAAGAAGTGCATTACCAATTAGAAGAGGAAGTGCCATTCACCTTGACCAAACTTGATGCGGGTTACTGGCAATTGTCAGGGGCTAAGATTGAAAAACTCTATGCCATGACCAATATGGCCCACGATGAGAGTGTGGCACGTTTTGCCCGCCAATTACGTTCCATGGGTGTGGACCAAGCCTTGCGTGAAGCAGGGGCCGAATCCGGTGATTTAGTCGATTTAGCCGGCTATCAGTTTGAATTCATGGATTAA
- the glyQ gene encoding glycine--tRNA ligase subunit alpha has protein sequence MKKKTMQDIIMTLQQFWAKQGCLVLQSYDTEKGAGTMSPYTFLRAIGPEPWNACYVEPSRRPADGRYGENPNRLFQHHQLQVVMKPSPLNVQELYLESLEAIGIDPLEHDIRFVEDNWENPSLGCAGLGWEVWIDGMEITQFTYFQQVGGLKCHPVTSEITYGLERLAMYILDVEDVYELEWVEGVKYGDIFRQPEREHSVYAFEQSNSDLLFTLFTEFEQEALKLIDLGLVHPAYDYILKCSHTFNLLDARGMISVSDRAGYLGRIRKMARSVAQAFVAEREALGFPLLKKSESEA, from the coding sequence ATGAAGAAGAAAACCATGCAAGATATTATCATGACCTTACAGCAATTCTGGGCTAAGCAAGGCTGTCTGGTTTTACAAAGCTATGATACGGAGAAAGGGGCAGGGACCATGAGCCCTTACACCTTCTTACGTGCCATCGGCCCAGAACCTTGGAATGCCTGCTACGTCGAACCTTCCAGACGTCCAGCAGATGGTCGTTACGGGGAGAACCCTAACCGCCTCTTCCAACACCACCAACTGCAGGTGGTCATGAAGCCATCGCCCCTGAATGTGCAAGAACTCTATTTAGAGAGTTTAGAAGCCATCGGGATTGATCCTTTGGAACATGACATTCGTTTCGTTGAAGACAACTGGGAGAATCCTTCCCTGGGCTGTGCCGGTTTAGGTTGGGAAGTGTGGATTGATGGGATGGAAATTACCCAATTCACCTACTTCCAACAAGTAGGGGGGCTTAAGTGCCATCCAGTGACTAGCGAGATTACTTATGGTCTAGAGCGTTTGGCTATGTATATCCTGGACGTTGAAGATGTCTATGAACTGGAGTGGGTGGAAGGCGTCAAGTATGGCGATATCTTCCGTCAACCTGAACGTGAGCACTCCGTTTATGCTTTCGAACAAAGCAATAGCGACTTGCTCTTCACCTTGTTTACCGAGTTTGAGCAAGAAGCACTTAAATTGATTGACTTAGGTTTGGTCCATCCAGCCTATGACTACATCCTCAAGTGTAGCCATACCTTCAACTTACTCGATGCACGTGGTATGATTTCCGTCTCAGACCGTGCCGGTTACTTAGGTCGCATTCGTAAGATGGCGCGTTCTGTTGCCCAAGCCTTTGTGGCTGAACGTGAAGCCCTTGGCTTCCCACTCCTTAAAAAATCAGAAAGCGAGGCCTAG
- a CDS encoding acyltransferase family protein encodes MTDKTSTKSPRLAFFDGYRGVLILLILTYYFFQHILPGGFLAVNAFLMVAGFFAFRHFYTAPTLRKSVSVRSYLKSRLERIFFPTLFMVLLVAAYIALFAPDYFYNLRNMGFSSLFFVNNYYQILSNQSYFVQAANPSAFTHLWYISIYAQLILLTPFVVKVVYSWHRNPATAAIMLVALSIASAVLLGYLYQDGQDPSRIYYDLLTRAFAFTFGGALGYLFPVHLKPKAISKRQQQVFNGIGIASVILMTFMLLFMYGTQPFAYRFGMLLFTLLSMVFVIVSLHPSTWLHKFLSLPVFTFFGKRSLSYYLWFYPIHLVIPDRLNGFHNIWISVGVQFLLIMLMAEISYQLFERRRLILPFGQDFNWKQTQARVRYLVQHRASLWGIKTLAISYLLVSTIGLVALAITPEQKNKAADELATVIESNQKLVEETKEPESQETKVINNIEGLNRQELLQANALEVTFIGDSILLASADKVKEVFPKAIVDGQIGRQLYQSNEVINSLKASGKLKGTVVTVLGSNGTFTDGQLNDYINAIGTDREQYFVTSSVDKVWVEDANNRLFAAANRFSNVKVIDWRTFAKGHSDWYYEDGIHPNPTGALEFAKFVANQISQNR; translated from the coding sequence ATGACCGATAAAACATCTACTAAAAGTCCTCGTTTGGCCTTTTTCGACGGCTATCGTGGGGTCTTAATCCTCTTAATTCTGACCTATTATTTCTTCCAGCATATCTTGCCTGGGGGCTTTCTGGCCGTTAACGCCTTCTTGATGGTGGCAGGTTTCTTCGCCTTCCGTCATTTCTATACAGCCCCAACGCTAAGAAAATCAGTTTCTGTCCGGTCCTATCTCAAGTCTAGACTTGAACGGATTTTCTTCCCAACCTTGTTTATGGTCTTGCTGGTAGCAGCCTATATTGCCTTGTTTGCGCCGGATTATTTCTATAATTTGCGCAATATGGGGTTTTCTAGCCTGTTCTTCGTTAACAACTACTATCAGATTTTGTCCAACCAGTCCTACTTTGTCCAGGCGGCCAATCCAAGTGCCTTTACCCATCTCTGGTACATTTCTATTTATGCCCAGCTGATTCTCTTGACGCCTTTTGTGGTCAAAGTAGTCTATTCTTGGCATCGTAATCCGGCTACTGCTGCCATTATGTTGGTGGCTCTGTCCATTGCTTCGGCAGTGCTTCTGGGCTATCTCTACCAAGATGGACAGGATCCGAGTCGGATATATTATGATTTGTTGACGCGGGCCTTTGCCTTTACCTTTGGTGGGGCACTAGGTTATCTCTTCCCAGTCCATCTCAAGCCAAAAGCTATATCCAAGCGTCAGCAACAAGTATTTAATGGAATTGGGATTGCCAGTGTCATCCTGATGACCTTTATGTTGCTCTTTATGTATGGGACGCAACCCTTTGCCTATCGTTTTGGGATGTTGCTATTCACTTTACTGTCCATGGTTTTTGTCATTGTCAGTCTCCATCCTTCTACTTGGCTACATAAGTTCTTAAGTCTGCCAGTCTTTACCTTCTTTGGTAAACGCAGCTTATCCTACTACCTATGGTTTTATCCGATTCACTTGGTTATTCCAGACCGTTTGAATGGCTTCCATAATATTTGGATCTCAGTCGGTGTTCAGTTCTTACTGATTATGTTGATGGCGGAAATCTCCTATCAACTCTTTGAACGTCGTCGCTTGATTTTGCCATTTGGTCAGGATTTCAACTGGAAACAAACCCAAGCGCGGGTGCGTTACCTGGTTCAACACCGGGCTAGCCTATGGGGCATTAAGACGCTAGCGATTAGCTATCTCTTAGTTTCAACCATTGGTTTAGTGGCTTTGGCTATTACACCAGAACAGAAGAACAAGGCAGCCGATGAGTTAGCAACGGTCATCGAATCTAACCAAAAATTGGTGGAGGAGACCAAGGAGCCTGAAAGTCAGGAAACCAAGGTTATTAATAATATTGAAGGCCTAAACCGCCAAGAACTCCTCCAAGCCAATGCCCTTGAAGTAACCTTTATTGGGGATTCCATCCTATTGGCTTCGGCTGATAAGGTCAAAGAAGTCTTTCCTAAGGCAATCGTTGATGGCCAGATTGGTCGTCAGCTCTACCAAAGCAACGAAGTGATTAATAGCCTCAAGGCCTCTGGTAAACTCAAGGGAACAGTGGTGACGGTCTTAGGTTCTAATGGGACCTTTACCGACGGTCAGCTTAATGACTATATTAATGCCATTGGGACGGACCGGGAGCAGTACTTTGTGACTTCCTCGGTTGATAAGGTCTGGGTAGAAGATGCCAATAATCGTCTCTTCGCTGCGGCTAATCGCTTCTCCAATGTCAAAGTGATTGATTGGCGAACCTTCGCTAAGGGCCACTCTGATTGGTACTATGAGGATGGTATCCATCCAAACCCAACTGGCGCTTTGGAATTTGCTAAATTCGTTGCCAATCAGATTTCGCAAAATCGCTAA
- a CDS encoding SDR family oxidoreductase, whose translation MSRNLDKQVVIITGATSGIGQAVAHQLAQEGCKLVLAARRQDRLQALAQELEEQWGTEVIVQVTDMSQPQAIEALVAATLEAFGRIDILFSNAGYGDFQAFSENQPQQVVDMFQVNVFGMMYLSQLVAIQQLNQGGPGQIHLVGSIAGKIPTAMTSAYAASKAAIIAYADALRLELYETPIQVSAINPGPVKTAFFDRSPQMLAYAQVVEAFSLEADELASRIVANMKRKHVKRELNLPWQLAFASKLYGLFPQAGDFLAARLFNLKEE comes from the coding sequence ATGTCAAGAAACTTAGATAAGCAAGTCGTGATCATCACGGGTGCGACTAGTGGTATTGGCCAAGCTGTGGCCCACCAATTGGCCCAAGAAGGCTGTAAGTTAGTATTGGCAGCCAGACGTCAGGACCGCTTGCAGGCCCTTGCTCAGGAACTTGAAGAGCAGTGGGGTACAGAGGTTATAGTCCAAGTAACGGATATGTCTCAGCCTCAAGCTATTGAGGCATTAGTGGCGGCTACACTTGAAGCCTTTGGTCGTATTGATATTCTCTTCAGTAATGCGGGGTATGGAGACTTCCAAGCCTTCTCGGAAAATCAACCTCAGCAAGTGGTGGATATGTTCCAAGTCAATGTCTTCGGCATGATGTACTTGAGCCAGTTGGTGGCTATCCAGCAGTTAAACCAAGGTGGCCCAGGTCAAATTCACTTAGTAGGCTCTATTGCCGGGAAAATCCCGACCGCTATGACTAGCGCTTATGCAGCTTCTAAGGCGGCTATAATTGCTTATGCTGACGCCTTGAGACTGGAACTCTATGAGACACCTATTCAAGTCTCCGCCATCAATCCAGGCCCAGTTAAGACAGCTTTCTTTGATCGTTCGCCACAAATGCTAGCCTACGCGCAAGTAGTCGAGGCCTTCAGTCTTGAAGCAGATGAGCTGGCTAGTCGCATTGTAGCCAATATGAAACGCAAGCATGTCAAACGAGAATTAAATCTGCCTTGGCAGTTAGCCTTTGCCTCAAAACTCTATGGCTTATTTCCACAGGCTGGAGATTTCTTAGCTGCCCGCTTGTTTAATTTGAAGGAGGAATAG
- the glyS gene encoding glycine--tRNA ligase subunit beta, with the protein MAEFLLEIGMEEIPARFLLDLSQQLEKRVADFLAEERLAYESLSAYATPRRLAVLVHGLAERSEDVSTKAKGPSLKIAKDAEGNWTKAALGFIKGQGASQEDVIVESIKGEDYIFVNKHLPGQAADQVLSGLNRVLEAMTFPVTMTWHDYEIPFIRPVHWIVALLDQELVPLEFVGVKSDRISRGHRFLGHDVTLAKATDYVEALREQHVLVDFEERRANIRQQLADLASAQGWQVPVDEDLLEEVTAIVEWPTVFYGDFEEKYLSVPHCVLITAMRDHQRYFYALDAKGELLPVFISVRNGNDQHLANVVKGNQKVLRARLEDALFFYQEDLKHDLNFFVGKLANVNEHFKLGTLADKQVRVAALISQLQGDLSLDHASYEAALRASQIYKFDLMTQVVGEFDELQGQIGEIYARHYGEEALVAQAIGTQYLPTTSGGALPNQDASALLALADKLDTLFQYFKVGLIPTGSNDPYALRRTAMGIVEILLDRGWELDLLPVFKHLVEAHEGDQELLKQLSDFVWARVAVHLRNQSVDMDQIQGIGAAKHLEVGKANYVAHFLKTHKDKNPTAYKRFLEAITRVVNLGAKVQEEAQLNLDLAQTDSEAKLLEAAAKIDQYKISVDALYMYLDNLVPVIEAYFDDNKVNADDETIRVNRLATLKVLTEAVLELFDSRLLINKF; encoded by the coding sequence ATGGCAGAATTTTTACTTGAAATTGGCATGGAAGAAATTCCTGCACGCTTCCTCTTAGATTTATCACAACAATTAGAAAAACGGGTGGCTGACTTCTTAGCAGAAGAGCGTTTAGCTTATGAGAGCCTCAGCGCCTATGCTACTCCACGCCGTTTGGCGGTCCTAGTCCATGGCTTGGCTGAGCGTAGTGAGGATGTATCTACCAAGGCAAAAGGCCCATCCCTTAAAATCGCCAAAGACGCGGAAGGCAATTGGACTAAAGCAGCCCTTGGCTTTATTAAAGGCCAAGGCGCCAGCCAAGAAGATGTGATTGTAGAAAGCATCAAAGGTGAAGACTATATCTTCGTTAACAAGCATTTGCCAGGTCAAGCTGCAGACCAAGTCTTGTCAGGACTTAATCGTGTCTTAGAGGCCATGACCTTCCCAGTTACTATGACTTGGCATGACTATGAGATTCCATTCATTCGTCCTGTTCACTGGATTGTGGCCCTCCTAGACCAAGAATTGGTGCCTTTAGAGTTTGTTGGCGTTAAATCAGACCGCATCTCTCGTGGCCATCGTTTCTTAGGCCATGACGTGACCTTAGCAAAGGCCACAGACTATGTGGAGGCTTTGCGTGAGCAACATGTCCTAGTAGACTTTGAAGAACGTCGGGCTAATATCCGTCAACAATTGGCTGATTTAGCTTCTGCTCAAGGCTGGCAAGTACCAGTCGATGAAGATTTGCTAGAAGAAGTGACTGCCATTGTCGAATGGCCAACCGTCTTCTATGGTGACTTTGAAGAAAAATATTTATCAGTGCCACATTGTGTCTTGATTACGGCTATGCGTGACCACCAACGTTACTTCTATGCCTTAGATGCTAAAGGTGAGCTCTTGCCAGTTTTCATCTCAGTGCGTAACGGGAATGACCAACACTTAGCCAACGTCGTCAAAGGTAATCAAAAAGTCTTGCGGGCTCGCTTGGAAGATGCCTTATTCTTCTATCAAGAAGACCTCAAACATGACTTAAACTTCTTTGTCGGTAAACTAGCCAACGTTAATGAACACTTTAAGTTAGGCACTTTGGCTGACAAACAAGTGCGTGTTGCTGCCTTAATTAGTCAACTACAAGGGGACCTAAGCTTAGATCACGCGTCTTATGAGGCAGCTTTACGGGCTAGCCAAATCTACAAGTTTGACCTCATGACCCAAGTGGTTGGCGAGTTCGACGAACTCCAAGGTCAAATCGGGGAAATCTACGCTCGTCATTACGGGGAAGAGGCCTTGGTGGCTCAGGCCATTGGGACCCAGTACCTGCCTACTACGAGCGGTGGCGCGCTGCCAAACCAAGATGCCAGTGCACTCTTGGCCTTGGCTGATAAGCTTGACACCTTGTTCCAATACTTCAAGGTTGGCTTAATCCCAACGGGTTCTAACGACCCTTACGCTCTTCGTCGTACGGCTATGGGGATTGTGGAAATCCTCTTAGATCGCGGTTGGGAATTAGATTTGTTACCAGTCTTTAAGCACTTAGTGGAAGCCCATGAGGGCGACCAAGAACTCTTGAAGCAGCTTTCAGACTTTGTCTGGGCGCGGGTTGCTGTGCATTTACGTAACCAATCTGTCGATATGGACCAAATTCAAGGGATTGGGGCAGCTAAGCACTTAGAAGTTGGCAAGGCCAACTATGTAGCCCATTTCCTCAAGACCCACAAGGATAAGAACCCAACGGCCTACAAACGCTTCCTAGAAGCCATTACCCGGGTGGTCAATCTGGGAGCTAAAGTTCAAGAAGAGGCTCAGCTTAACTTAGACCTAGCCCAAACTGATTCTGAGGCTAAGTTGCTAGAAGCCGCTGCTAAAATTGACCAATACAAGATTTCAGTTGATGCCCTCTACATGTATCTGGATAACCTAGTACCGGTGATTGAAGCTTACTTCGATGACAACAAGGTTAATGCCGACGATGAGACTATTCGAGTTAACCGTTTGGCTACCCTCAAGGTGCTGACAGAGGCAGTCTTGGAACTCTTCGATTCACGCTTATTGATTAATAAATTTTAA
- a CDS encoding LapA family protein, translating into MRQQWKLILGVCAVILVVIFALQNVNNVQVTFLFFQAQMPMVLVLLISILFGLLIGFLSSLSSHMANRTAIKNLNKEREALTKEQSNFETTKAELEAQYQANLEEKNQEIASLQEALADLKTQLEAQSQSQSQEEENGDLEADLDQSAQELEDSVDEFEESLQDDEDPQVSRG; encoded by the coding sequence ATGCGTCAACAATGGAAATTAATTTTAGGTGTCTGTGCGGTTATTCTAGTGGTAATCTTCGCCCTACAGAACGTTAACAACGTGCAGGTAACCTTCCTCTTCTTCCAAGCTCAGATGCCTATGGTCTTAGTCTTATTGATTTCGATTCTCTTTGGCCTCTTAATTGGTTTCTTGTCTTCTTTATCCAGTCACATGGCCAATCGTACAGCCATTAAGAACCTAAATAAGGAGCGCGAAGCCCTTACCAAAGAACAGTCTAATTTTGAGACGACTAAGGCGGAATTAGAAGCCCAATATCAGGCTAATCTTGAAGAAAAGAATCAAGAAATTGCGAGTCTTCAAGAAGCCTTAGCCGATTTGAAGACACAGCTTGAAGCCCAGTCTCAAAGCCAATCGCAAGAAGAAGAGAACGGTGACTTAGAGGCTGATTTGGACCAATCAGCTCAAGAACTTGAAGACAGTGTGGATGAATTTGAAGAGAGTTTGCAAGATGATGAGGATCCTCAGGTTTCGAGGGGGTAG
- the rnz gene encoding ribonuclease Z, which produces MKLLFLGTGAGVPSRNRNVSALALKLLDELNEVWLFDCGEATQHQILETSLKPRKITKIFITHLHGDHIFGLPGFLSSRSFQGGDQPLTLYGPPGIKDFVESALRLSKSRLLYPLEIVELSPKGGRLDLGKGWLVDYQALNHGILSFGYRIMEPRTSGELLVDRLAQYQIPNGPIFGQLKRGETVTLADGTVLNGQDFLAPAREGRVVTILGDTKTCDAIQELAQDADALVHECTFEESEARMAASYHHSTSRQAAQVAQASNVKALYLTHISARYMGRDAKQLEDQARRIFEGARLVYDFDEFDVIGGDSSCQET; this is translated from the coding sequence ATGAAGTTATTATTTTTAGGTACTGGGGCGGGTGTCCCAAGCCGCAATCGTAATGTGAGTGCTCTAGCCCTCAAACTCCTTGATGAACTCAATGAGGTTTGGTTATTTGATTGTGGTGAAGCCACCCAACATCAAATCTTAGAAACCTCCCTTAAACCTCGCAAAATCACTAAGATTTTCATTACCCACCTACATGGCGACCATATCTTTGGTCTACCTGGTTTCCTTAGCTCGCGTTCCTTCCAGGGGGGCGATCAGCCCTTGACCCTTTACGGGCCACCGGGTATTAAGGACTTTGTCGAATCAGCCTTACGCTTGTCTAAATCACGCCTCTTATATCCTTTAGAAATCGTCGAACTGTCACCTAAAGGAGGTCGTTTGGATTTAGGTAAGGGCTGGTTAGTTGATTATCAAGCACTCAACCATGGTATTCTAAGCTTTGGCTACCGAATCATGGAGCCAAGAACTAGTGGTGAGCTCTTAGTAGATCGTTTGGCTCAGTATCAGATTCCTAATGGGCCGATTTTTGGTCAGCTTAAACGCGGTGAGACTGTCACCTTAGCTGACGGCACCGTCCTTAACGGACAGGATTTTCTAGCGCCAGCTAGAGAGGGAAGAGTAGTCACTATCCTGGGAGATACCAAGACCTGTGATGCTATTCAAGAACTGGCTCAAGATGCTGATGCTTTAGTACACGAATGTACCTTTGAAGAAAGTGAAGCCCGAATGGCTGCGTCCTATCACCATTCGACCAGCCGTCAGGCCGCACAAGTGGCCCAGGCAAGTAATGTCAAAGCCCTCTATCTAACCCATATTAGCGCTCGCTATATGGGAAGAGACGCCAAGCAATTAGAAGACCAAGCGCGCCGTATTTTTGAAGGAGCGAGACTGGTCTATGACTTTGATGAGTTTGATGTGATAGGAGGAGATAGCTCATGTCAAGAAACTTAG